The DNA segment AAACGATCAAACCAAAGAAAACAAACTCACCATAGCTATTAAGATGTTTGATAATGCCAAAATGAAACCAGGAGAAACTATGGCtgagtttgatgaaagatttAGAAATATTGTTTGTGAACTTATTGCTCTCGGAAAAATATAACTAATCGTGAAATTGTTTTGAAGGTTATGCGAGCACTGCCTAGAGAATGGGATGTCAAGACCATAGCCATGTGGGAATCAAAGGATCTGAACAAACTAGAGTTTCATGACTTATTTGCAGATCTCAAGGCATACGAGTTTAAACTCGGAATCAGAACAGAGGAAGATACATCTGTCTCAAACCCCACCAAGGCACTAACATCAACTATCTCACCTCAACCGACTGAGGAAGCATCAGCAAAGAAGACAGATGAGCATATGAGTGGAGAAGCAATGTCCTTTTTCATAAAAAGGTTTGGTAAATTCATgcgtaaaaataaaacaaagttTAACAAACCTTATTATAAACAAGACCATACAGAGGATGGTTCTGCGtgctttaactgtggcaagaaaGGCCATTTTATTGCAGATTGTACTAGGCTTAAGAACGAAGAGATAAAGCAGCAATATGAGAAAAAGAAAGGCACAGAAGGAAAAAGAACATTttgaaagaagaagaaacaaagAGTGTTAGTTGCAGATGAAGAATAGAGAAAATGGGCAAAAACAAAATCCGAATCATCTGATGTAGATAGCTCATCCGAAGAAAGTGAGGAAGAGCAAGTTCAATGTCTTATGGCTAACTCTCAGAGTAAAGAAGACGATACTGTGGTATTTAACTTTAACTCATCTGATTTTAcacaagaagaaatttttcaagCACTTCATGATATGGTCACTGAGTATCAAAAGATTTCTACATCATTTGAGGAGGTAAAAACAGAAAAGTCATGTCTTCTTGATAAGTCAATGGAATCTAGCTGTTCACAGCAAAACTTGACGGTCTAAGGACTAAGCTAAATCTGTCGGCAGCAgagaatgatgatatgaaacgaGTATTCCAAGCCACTTTATATGAAAGTAAAAAGTTTCTTAAAGCAATCAACTCTTGGAATAATGCTTCTACCTCGTTGTATAAGATACATGAGAACCAGAAACAAGTaggtgataaaaccggtcttggATATGGCTCAAATGAATGTATTCTTACGAAGGAAAATACTCAATCGTATTTAGTGGGAATGATCATAATGCAATAAGATTTTTCGATTtagtacgatatatgaacatgatgaacCTAAGATCTATGATGGACAGT comes from the Henckelia pumila isolate YLH828 chromosome 1, ASM3356847v2, whole genome shotgun sequence genome and includes:
- the LOC140860158 gene encoding uncharacterized protein; its protein translation is MFSKINTCSTAKKIWEKLTQLCEENDQTKENKLTIAIKMFDNAKMKPGETMAEFDERFRNIVMRALPREWDVKTIAMWESKDLNKLEFHDLFADLKAYEFKLGIRTEEDTSVSNPTKALTSTISPQPTEEASAKKTDEHMSGEAMSFFIKRFGKFMRKNKTKFNKPYYKQDHTEDGSACFNCGKKGHFIADCTRLKNEEIKQQYEKKKGTEGKRTF